From Scylla paramamosain isolate STU-SP2022 unplaced genomic scaffold, ASM3559412v1 Contig1, whole genome shotgun sequence, a single genomic window includes:
- the LOC135095843 gene encoding electron transfer flavoprotein-ubiquinone oxidoreductase, mitochondrial-like — MAVWRWAASLRAARQVCGTGLVRRCGGGGVVAQRWCSSASPRITTHYSVVPRETDARWADVDMERYEDEADVVVVGGGPAGLSAAIRLMQRAQQEERELRVMVVEKAADIGGHILSGACLEPRALEELFPDWQERGAPLNTPVTKDVFSFLTEKGRLNIPILPGMPMHNHGNYIVRMGHVVRWLGEQAEELGVEVYPGTPASEVLYRSDGSVAGVATGDVGIAKDGSPKDAFARGMELRAKCTVFAEGCHGHLAKQLYTKFNLRENCEPQTYGIGLKELWEVAPENHKPGTIEHTVGWPLDRFTYGGSFLYHLAEDQPLVSLGFVIGLDYTNPYLSPFQEFQRFKTHPSVAAVLRGGTRISYGARALNEGGLQCIPKLTFPGGCLVGCSPGFMNVPKIKGTHNAMKSAMLAADSIFDQLTDEKNAEAEWVEPVSYETTLRDSWVWKELHAVRNVRPSFHSPLGLYGGLLYTGLFYVLGRGKEPWTLKHGVRDAERLKPASEAKPIAYPKPDGEVSFDLLSSVALTGTNHDHDQPPHLTLRNDSVPVERNHGIFDGPEGRFCPAGVYEYVPLESGDGVRLQINAQNCIHCKTCDIKCPSQNINWVVPEAGGGPAYDGM; from the exons ATGGCGGTCTGGAGGTGGGCTGCGTCTCTACGTGCTG cCCGGCAGGTGTGTGGCACTGGGCTGGTGcggcgctgtggtggtggtggggttgtGGCGCAGCGGTGGTGCAGTTCTGCCTCACCGCGCATCACCACACATTACTCTGTGGTGCCGAGGGAGACCGATGCACgctgggcag ATGTGGACATGGAGAGGTACGAGGACGAggcagatgtggtggtggtggggggcggTCCGGCAGGGCTCAGTGCCGCCATCAGACTCATGCAGCGCGcccagcaggaggagagggagctgAGGGTCATGGTGGTGGAGAAGGCTGCAGATattg GCGGCCACATCCTGTCCGGGGCCTGTCTGGAGCCAAGGGCGCTGGAGGAGCTGTTCCCAGACTGGCAGGAGAGAGGAGCACCACTGAACACCCCCGTCACCAAGGATGTTTTTAGCTTCCTAACCGAGAAGGGGAGGCTCAACATTCCCATCCtgcctg GAATGCCAATGCACAATCATGGAAACTACATCGTTCGCATGGGTCATGTGGTGCGGTGGCTGGGGGAGCAGGCGGAGGAGCTTGGGGTGGAGGTGTATCCCGGCACCCCTGCGTCGGAGGTGCTGTACCGCTCCGATGGGTCTGTGGCGGGTGTGGCGACGGGTGATGTGGGTATTGCCAAGGATGGATCGCcaaag GATGCTTTCGCGCGAGGCATGGAGCTGCGTGCCAAGTGTACCGTCTTTGCCGAGGGCTGTCACGGTCACCTGGCCAAGCAGCTGTACACAAAATTCAACCTGAGGGAGAACTGTGAGCCGCAGACTTATGGCATTGGCCTGAAGGAGCTGTGGGAGGTGGCACCGGAGAACCACAAGCCTGGCACAATAGAGCATACTGTGGGCTGGCCGctagatag ATTCACCTATGGAGGGTCGTTCCTGTACCACCTGGCTGAGGACCAACCCTTGGTGTCCCTGGGGTTCGTTATAGGCCTGGACTACACCAACCCTTACCTCAGCCCCTTCCAGGAGTTCCAGAGATTTAAGACTCATCCTTCTGTGGCAGCTGTGCTACGGGGAgggaccag GATATCATATGGAGCCAGAGCACTGAATGAGGGAGGCCTTCAGTGCATCCCCAAGCTTACGTTCCCCGGTGGCTGTCTGGTCGGCTGCTCCCCTGGCTTCATGAATGTGCCCAAGATTAAGGGGACCCACAATGCCATGAAGAGTGCAATGCTGGCTGCTGACAGTATCTTCGACCAGCTGACGGATGAGAAGAATGCTGAGGCAgagt GGGTGGAGCCGGTGAGCTACGAGACAACCCTGAGGGACTCCTGGGTGTGGAAGGAGCTGCATGCAGTGAGGAATGTGCGGCCTTCCTTCCACTCACCCCTGGGTCTGTATGGCGGTCTGCTGTACACTGGCCTGTTCTACGTGCTGGGCCGCGGCAAGGAGCCCTGGACGCTGAAACATGGAG TGCGCGATGCTGAAAGACTGAAGCCTGCCTCAGAAGCCAAGCCAATTGCATACCCAAAGCCAGATGGGGAGGTGAGCTTTGACTTGCTGAGCTCTGTGGCACTGACCGGGACCAACCACGACCACGACCAGccgcctcacctcaccctgcGGAACGACAGTGTGCCTGTGGAGAGGAACCATGGCATATTTGATGGGCCAGAGGGAAGGTTCTGCCCTGCCG GTGTGTATGAGTACGTGCCGCTGGAGTCCGGTGATGGAGTGAGGCTGCAAATCAACGCACAGAACTGCATCCACTGCAAGACGTGTGACATCAAGTGCCCGTCACAGAACATCAACTGGGTGGTGCCCGAGGCTGGTGGCGGCCCTGCTTATGATGGGATGTga
- the LOC135095748 gene encoding fatty-acid amide hydrolase 1-like, whose amino-acid sequence MKCWRKQRRRLAAAAETRQASVRSALDRLEGRLSEGGELLTEERLYILSLSPSALLQCLREGQLAPTQVLRAYQAKAIVVTYRVNCITEFIPQAEAWATELEGRGAEGRGLPLYGLPVSVKDTVDVEGLDSTLGLAKNLNAPARTHAAIIHALKAQGAVPFCKTNVPQAVTSIGCSNPVWGATLNPVDTQRGPGGSSGGEGALVGAGGSLVGVGVDVVGGVRVPAHFCGVVALRPTAGRLSLCGVTGRGAPQAGVHPSVGVLGRDVSVVVAAVRAVLEAEAGDDPLPPPVPWRPYLVEGGRPLRVGWCEDDEAFPPTPGCRRAVAVAREALGAAGHTLVAFTPPGSRRAWGLVLACLAADQGVALRANLRGEERDALIGRAPELLALPRPLRALLRLLLQDRAPMAAHAMTGRAASSRGLWAVLEERRRLVAEVAAAWRAAGLDALVCPAFPMPAPPLTHAPRLAGTQATTGVYSLVNFPVGVVPVTHETQDDQEKLADYPAHHAALRNVKEATLGAEGLPIGVQVIGLPWQEETVCRVMLDLETQLKRQG is encoded by the exons aTGAAGTGTTGGAGGAAACAG CGCCGTAGATTGGCAGCAGCGGCAGAGACACGCCAGGCTTCAGTCCGGTCAGCGCTAGACAGACTGGAGGGCAGgctgagtgaaggaggagagctATTAACAGAAGAGAGGCTGTATATCTTGTCCCTGTCTCCTTCCGCCCTTCTGCAGTGCCTGAGGGAGGGACAGCTGGCACCCACACAGGTCCTCAGGGCGTATCAAGCTAAG GCCATTGTGGTGACCTACAGAGTGAACTGcatcactgagttcattccacaggctgag GCGTGGGCCACGGAGTTGGAGGGGCGCGGTGCGGAGGGGCGCGGGCTGCCGCTGTACGGGCTGCCTGTGAGCGTGAAGGACACGGTGGACGTGGAGGGGCTGGACTCCACGTTGGGCCTCGCCAAGAATCTGAACGCGCCCGCCCGCACGCACGCCGCCATCATCCACGCCCTCAAGGCCCAAGGCGCCGTGCCCTTCTGCAAGACCAACGTGCCCCAGGCTGTGACCAGCATCGGCTGCAGCAACCCTGTGTGGGGCGCCACGCTCAACCCCGTGGACACGCAGCGCGGCCCCGGGGgctcctcag GGGGTGAGGGTGCCCTGGTGGGCGCGGGCGGCTCCctggtgggcgtgggcgtggatgTGGTGGGCGGCGTGCGCGTGCCGGCACACTTCTGCGGCGTGGTGGCGCTGCGGCCCACGGCAGGGCGTCTCAGCCTGTGCGGCGTGACGGGGCGCGGCGCCCCCCAGgcgggag TGCACCCCAGCGTGGGCGTGCTGGGGCGCGACGTGAGCGTGGTGGTGGCCGCGGTGCGCGCCGTGCTGGAGGCCGAGGCGGGCGACGACCCGCTGCCGCCGCCCGTGCCGTGGCGCCCGTACCTGGTGGAGGGCGGGAGGCCGCTGCGGGTGGGCTGGTGTGAGGACGACGAGGCGTTCCCGCCCACGCCAGGCTGCAGGCGCGCCGTGGCCGTGGCGCGCGAGGCGCTGGGGGCGGCGGGGCACACGCTGGTGGCCTTCACGCCCCCGGGGTCGCGGCGGGCGTGGGGCCTGGTGCTGGCCTGCCTTGCGGCGGACCAGGGCGTGGCTCTGCGCGCCAACCTGCGCGGTGAGGAGCGGGACGCGCTCATCGGCCGCGCCCCGGAGCTGCTGGCCCTGCCGCGTCCCCTGCGCGCCCTGCTCAGGCTGCTGTTGCAGGACAGGGCGCCCATGGCCGCCCACGCCATGACGG GCCGGGCCGCCTCCTCGCGGGGCCTGTGGGCGGTGCTGGAGGAGCGGCGCCGCCTGGTGGCAGAAGTGGCTGCAGCGTGGCGCGCGGCGGGCCTGGACGCCCTTGTGTGTCCCGCCTTCCCAatgcccgccccgcccctcactCACGCCCCGCGCCTGGCAG GGACGCAGGCCACCACGGGCGTGTACAGCCTGGTGAACTTCCCGGTTGGCGTGGTGCCGGTGACGCACGAGACCCAGGACGACCAGGAGAAGCTGGCAGACTACCCCGCCCACCACGCCGCCCTCAGGAACGTCAAGGAG GCCACGCTGGGAGCAGAGGGCCTGCCAATAGGCGTGCAGGTGATAGGCCTACCCTGGCAGGAGGAAACAGTGTGCAGGGTGATGCTGGACCTGGAAACACAACTCAAGCGGCAGGGATAG
- the LOC135095846 gene encoding lipid droplet-associated hydrolase-like encodes MARKAAVACGAVTKHSLVMRGWPTEVLCVGQGLQEAPQHLVLFIPGNPGVASYYRRTMEHLYNLLGGSHSVWTVSHAAHCVNLPSLWPGYQHVYSLEDQIQHKITFLETHIPAGTKLTLVGHSIGCKIILRLLEHFENHPSLSISESYLLFPTIERMRDSPNGVKMWPVLNYLRWFVVMLTCIVYILPGKVVDTLLRLYFGSSAYECCIDATKELLNARVVQNMLWMAKDELDKVVDLDVDVVRRYRDKLVLYYGASDAWCPVQYWEGVRERVPEVEAVLCEDGTQHAFVLRHAEPVAEKLAHWMGS; translated from the exons ATGGCGCGGAAGGCAGCTGTGGCGTGCGGGGCGGTGACCAAGCACAGCCTGGTGATGCGCGGCTGGCCCACGGAGGTGCTGTGTGTGGGCCAGGGGCTGCAGGAGGCTCCCCAACACCTGGTGCTCTTcattccag GTAACCCCGGAGTAGCGTCTTACTACAGGCGAACCATGGAACACCTGTACAATTTGCTGGGCGGCAGTCACTCGGTGTGGACTGTGTCTCACGCCGCCCACTGCGTCAACCTGCCCTCCCTCtggccag GCTACCAGCACGTGTACAGCCTGGAGGACCAAATACAACACAAGATTACATTTCTGGAGACTCACATACCCGCTGGCACCAAGCTAACACTCGTGGGTCACTCTATCGGATGCAAAATTATATTACGCCTCCTCGAGCACTTTGAAAACCACCCTAGTTTATCGATATCTGAAAGCTACTTACTGTTTCCAACTATTGAGCGTATGAGAGACAGTCCTAATGGGGTTAAAATGTGGCCTGTTTTGAATTATCTTCGTTGGTTTGTGGTTATGTTGACTTGTATCGTTTATATCTTGCCGGGAAAGGTTGTAGATACATTATTAAGACTATACTTCGGGAGTTCAGCGTATGAGTGCTGTATAGATGCCACGAAGGAGCTGCTGAATGCCCGGGTGGTGCAGAACATGCTGTGGATGGCGAAGGATGAACTAGACAAGGTGGTGGATCTAGATGTGGATGTGGTGAGGAGGTACAGAGATAAGCTGGTGTTGTATTATGGAGCGAGCGATGCGTGGTGCCCGGTGCAGTACTGGGAGGGGGTCAGGGAGCGGGTGCCGGAGGTGGAGGCTGTGCTGTGTGAGGACGGGACGCAGCATGCATTTGTGCTGCGCCACGCTGAGCCCGTTGCGGAGAAACTTGCGCACTGGATGGGATCTTGA